The following proteins are co-located in the Nocardioides piscis genome:
- a CDS encoding gluconeogenesis factor YvcK family protein, whose translation MARDTAQSAVALGGGHGLFASLSALRHLVADLTLDELTAVVTVADNGGSSGRLRGEFGVLPPGDLRMALAALCGDDEWGRTWADVVQHRFDGEGEMRGHVVGNLLIVGLWELMGDPVRALDWVGRLLGARGRVLPMAITPIDMTAEVRGVEPGAPDEVTTVRGQVEVATTTGEIVSVALDPPGPQPCSEAVDAVMSADWVVLGPGSWFTSVIPHLMVPELRQALVDTSAGLVVVLNLAPQEGETPGYEPEDLLAALFEHAPDLKIHTVLADVRSVTRPEALEQAVGSMGAELCLADIAAEDGSVRHDHDKLAAAFETIMGGITARGD comes from the coding sequence ATGGCTCGCGACACCGCCCAGTCCGCCGTCGCCCTCGGGGGTGGCCACGGGCTCTTCGCCTCCCTCAGCGCGCTGCGCCACCTCGTGGCCGACCTGACCCTCGACGAGCTCACGGCGGTCGTCACCGTCGCCGACAACGGTGGGTCGTCCGGTCGCCTGCGCGGCGAGTTCGGCGTGCTGCCGCCCGGCGACCTCCGGATGGCGCTCGCCGCCCTGTGCGGCGACGACGAGTGGGGCCGCACCTGGGCCGACGTCGTCCAGCACCGCTTCGACGGCGAGGGGGAGATGCGAGGACACGTCGTCGGCAACCTCCTGATCGTCGGCCTCTGGGAGCTGATGGGTGACCCGGTCCGGGCGCTCGACTGGGTCGGCCGGCTGCTGGGCGCCCGCGGGCGGGTGCTGCCGATGGCCATCACCCCGATCGACATGACCGCGGAGGTGCGCGGGGTGGAGCCGGGTGCTCCCGACGAGGTCACGACCGTGCGCGGCCAGGTCGAGGTCGCGACCACGACGGGCGAGATCGTCTCGGTCGCCCTCGACCCTCCCGGCCCCCAGCCCTGCTCGGAGGCAGTCGACGCCGTCATGTCCGCCGACTGGGTCGTCCTGGGGCCGGGCTCCTGGTTCACCTCGGTGATCCCGCACCTGATGGTGCCCGAGCTGCGTCAGGCGCTGGTGGACACCTCGGCGGGCCTCGTCGTCGTGCTCAACCTCGCGCCGCAGGAGGGCGAGACACCCGGCTACGAGCCCGAGGACCTCCTCGCAGCGCTCTTCGAGCACGCGCCAGACCTGAAGATCCACACGGTGCTCGCCGATGTCCGCAGCGTCACCCGGCCCGAAGCGCTCGAGCAGGCAGTGGGCAGCATGGGGGCGGAGCTCTGCCTGGCCGACATCGCCGCGGAGGACGGATCCGTTCGACACGACCACGACAAGCTGGCCGCCGCCTTCGAGACGATCATGGGGGGGATTACGGCCCGTGGTGATTGA
- a CDS encoding maleylpyruvate isomerase family mycothiol-dependent enzyme — MTQRARPPYPLHLQLLDGANQRLVSTVEALEDATFTRPSLLPGWSVGHVLAHLALNAEALAGALAGIASGAGTPMYESQDRRDRDIADLGAAAPAVIRDRVIETVTLFDDQVASLPPDRWATTFSRTPGGQVIRARSTVLMRLREVDIHHADLGLAYTHADWSPQFSSSLIDYAGHRVWSAPFHVHADDLDQDWDLGEGKPEVTVRGPSHELGWWLTGRGDGAGLVSDSGVLPTIEPW, encoded by the coding sequence ATGACCCAGCGCGCGCGGCCTCCCTATCCCCTTCACCTCCAGCTGCTGGACGGCGCCAACCAGCGGCTGGTGTCGACCGTCGAGGCCCTCGAGGACGCCACCTTCACGAGGCCGTCGCTCCTCCCGGGCTGGTCGGTCGGCCACGTGCTCGCCCACCTCGCCCTGAACGCCGAGGCCCTGGCCGGTGCCTTGGCGGGCATCGCCTCCGGGGCCGGTACGCCGATGTATGAGTCGCAGGACAGGCGTGATCGCGACATCGCCGACCTCGGCGCCGCAGCCCCGGCCGTCATCCGCGACAGGGTCATCGAGACGGTCACGCTCTTCGACGACCAGGTGGCCAGCCTGCCCCCGGACAGGTGGGCGACGACGTTCAGCCGGACGCCCGGGGGGCAGGTCATCCGCGCACGCTCGACCGTGCTCATGCGTCTGCGCGAGGTCGACATCCACCACGCGGACCTGGGTCTGGCCTACACGCACGCCGACTGGTCGCCCCAGTTCTCGTCGTCGCTCATCGACTACGCCGGTCATCGTGTCTGGTCGGCGCCGTTCCACGTCCACGCCGACGACCTCGACCAGGACTGGGACCTGGGTGAGGGCAAGCCCGAGGTCACCGTCCGGGGTCCCTCCCACGAGCTGGGCTGGTGGCTGACGGGGCGCGGGGACGGCGCCGGACTGGTGTCCGACTCGGGCGTCCTGCCTACGATCGAGCCATGGTGA
- a CDS encoding MBL fold metallo-hydrolase: MVTYTGDVSPGGEPQTRSAGCLGITKVAVDPEMSNNCYLLRCDKTGEVVLIDAASDAATLLSLIGDQPLTTIITTHQHWDHHRALAEVKAAHPDAAVVAGAPDADAITEQTGVSVDRRVAHGDRVAVGACELEVIALAGHTPGSIALLWSDPDGPGHLFTGDSLFPGGVGNTFGDEAAFVQLMDEVESKVFDALPDDVWFYPGHGGDSTLGAERPHLAEWRERGW; the protein is encoded by the coding sequence ATGGTGACCTACACAGGCGACGTGTCCCCCGGCGGCGAACCACAGACCCGATCGGCGGGATGCCTCGGCATCACCAAGGTCGCGGTCGACCCGGAGATGTCCAACAACTGCTACCTGCTCCGATGCGACAAGACCGGCGAGGTCGTGCTGATCGACGCGGCGTCCGACGCTGCGACGCTGCTGTCCCTGATCGGCGACCAGCCGCTCACGACGATCATCACCACGCACCAGCACTGGGACCACCACCGAGCCCTGGCCGAGGTGAAGGCCGCACACCCGGACGCAGCCGTCGTCGCGGGGGCTCCCGACGCCGACGCGATCACCGAGCAGACCGGCGTCTCCGTCGACCGGCGCGTGGCGCACGGCGACCGGGTGGCCGTCGGTGCGTGCGAGCTCGAGGTCATCGCCCTGGCCGGCCACACCCCCGGGTCGATCGCCCTGCTCTGGTCCGACCCGGACGGCCCCGGCCACCTCTTCACCGGTGACTCGCTCTTCCCCGGTGGGGTCGGCAACACGTTCGGCGACGAAGCCGCCTTCGTGCAGCTGATGGACGAGGTCGAGAGCAAGGTCTTCGACGCCTTGCCGGACGACGTGTGGTTCTACCCCGGTCACGGCGGTGACTCCACCCTCGGCGCCGAGCGGCCGCACCTCGCGGAGTGGCGCGAGCGGGGCTGGTGA
- the uvrC gene encoding excinuclease ABC subunit UvrC has translation MPSPASYRPSPGSIPTSPGVYRFRDAKGRVIYVGKAKSLRPRLSSYFQDIANLHPRTASMVTSGASVEWTVVKTEVEALQLEYSWIKEFDPRFNVKYRDDKSYPWLAVTLGDEFPRVMVGRGAKRKGTRYFGPYGHAWAIRETVDLLLRVFPMRSCSNGVFKRSAQIGRPCLLGYIDKCAAPCVGNVTPAEHRAIVEDFCDFMAGNTSAFVKRIEKQMYAASEAQDFEKAARLRDDLGALNKALEKQAVVLGDGTDADIIALAEDPLEVAVQIFHVRGGRIRGQRGWVADRTDEGATPELVQDFVLQLYGGDSESIPREILVPALPPDAGVLEEMLSELRGSRVVIRVPQRGTKLALQETVANNAKQSLVLHKTKRASDLTTRNRALEEIQQALSLDEVPLRIECYDVSNLQGTEVVASMVVFEDGLARKGEYRRFVIKPEAGETTVGQNDVAHMHQVITRRFRRLLDEQARSEAVSTDSGPMLVDPETGRPRKFAYAPGLVVVDGGAPQVAAAQQALTELGITDIAVCGLAKRLEEVWLPAEEDPVILARTSEGLYLLQRIRDEAHRFAIGHHRSRRSKTMVESLLDDVPGLGEVRRKTLLKHFGSLKKLRTADVAEIAMVPGIGPRTAESIKAAVATADSTGKNATTPRVNTATGEIIEED, from the coding sequence GTGCCGTCCCCTGCCAGCTATCGCCCCTCACCTGGCTCGATCCCCACGTCTCCGGGGGTCTATCGGTTCCGCGACGCCAAGGGCCGGGTCATCTATGTCGGCAAGGCCAAGAGCCTGCGACCGCGGCTGTCCTCCTACTTCCAGGACATCGCCAACCTGCACCCCCGCACCGCCTCGATGGTCACCTCGGGCGCGAGCGTCGAGTGGACGGTGGTCAAGACCGAGGTGGAAGCGCTCCAGCTCGAATACAGCTGGATCAAGGAGTTCGACCCCCGCTTCAACGTCAAATATCGTGACGACAAGTCCTATCCCTGGCTGGCGGTCACCCTGGGCGACGAGTTCCCGCGGGTGATGGTCGGGCGGGGCGCCAAGCGCAAGGGCACCCGCTACTTCGGCCCCTACGGCCATGCCTGGGCGATCCGCGAGACCGTCGACCTGCTGCTGCGGGTCTTCCCGATGCGCTCGTGCTCCAACGGGGTCTTCAAGCGCTCCGCCCAGATCGGCCGTCCGTGCCTGCTGGGCTACATCGACAAGTGCGCCGCCCCCTGCGTCGGCAACGTCACCCCGGCCGAGCACCGTGCGATCGTCGAGGACTTCTGCGACTTCATGGCCGGCAACACCTCGGCGTTCGTCAAGCGCATCGAGAAGCAGATGTATGCCGCCTCCGAGGCCCAGGACTTCGAGAAGGCGGCCAGGCTCCGTGACGACCTCGGAGCCCTCAACAAGGCGCTGGAGAAGCAGGCCGTGGTGCTCGGGGACGGCACCGACGCCGACATCATCGCGCTCGCCGAGGACCCGCTCGAGGTCGCCGTGCAGATCTTCCACGTCCGCGGCGGCCGGATCCGTGGCCAGCGCGGCTGGGTGGCCGACCGCACCGACGAGGGCGCCACCCCCGAGCTCGTCCAGGACTTCGTCCTCCAGCTGTATGGCGGGGATTCGGAGTCGATCCCTCGCGAGATCCTGGTCCCCGCCCTCCCGCCCGACGCCGGTGTGCTGGAGGAGATGCTCAGCGAGCTCCGGGGCAGCCGGGTCGTGATCCGGGTTCCCCAGCGCGGCACCAAGCTCGCGCTCCAGGAGACGGTCGCCAACAACGCCAAGCAGTCGCTGGTGCTCCACAAGACCAAGCGGGCCAGCGACCTGACCACCCGCAACCGCGCGCTGGAGGAGATCCAGCAGGCGCTGTCGCTCGACGAGGTGCCCCTGCGCATCGAGTGCTACGACGTCTCCAACCTCCAGGGCACCGAGGTCGTCGCCTCGATGGTCGTCTTCGAGGACGGGCTCGCGCGCAAGGGCGAATACCGCCGCTTCGTGATCAAGCCGGAGGCGGGGGAGACCACCGTCGGCCAGAACGACGTGGCCCACATGCACCAGGTCATCACCCGCCGGTTCCGACGGCTGCTCGACGAGCAGGCCCGGTCGGAGGCGGTCTCGACCGACTCCGGTCCGATGCTGGTCGACCCGGAGACCGGCCGCCCCCGGAAGTTCGCCTATGCCCCCGGCCTGGTGGTCGTCGACGGCGGCGCGCCCCAGGTCGCAGCCGCCCAGCAGGCGCTCACCGAGCTCGGCATCACCGACATCGCGGTGTGTGGGCTGGCCAAGCGGCTCGAGGAGGTCTGGCTGCCGGCCGAGGAGGACCCGGTGATCCTGGCCCGGACCAGCGAGGGCCTCTATCTCCTGCAGCGGATCCGCGACGAGGCCCACCGCTTCGCCATCGGCCACCACCGCTCGCGGCGCTCCAAGACCATGGTCGAGAGCCTGCTCGACGACGTCCCGGGCCTGGGGGAGGTCCGCCGCAAGACCCTGCTCAAGCACTTCGGGTCGCTCAAGAAGCTCCGAACGGCCGACGTCGCGGAGATCGCGATGGTGCCGGGGATCGGGCCGCGCACGGCAGAGTCGATCAAGGCGGCCGTGGCGACCGCTGACTCGACCGGCAAGAATGCCACCACGCCGCGGGTCAACACCGCCACCGGCGAGATCATCGAGGAGGACTGA
- a CDS encoding Rieske (2Fe-2S) protein yields the protein MTSALNRRLVLGGATAAAVGLPVLSACASDDPQTASDPGASDPTSSSGDDETAGGGESIATTADVPVGGCAVFSDQKVVITQPSEGDFKAFSSTCTHQGCSVSAGSDGVIPCRCHGSQFSLEDGSVVSGPATAPLDAVEITVEGDSISLA from the coding sequence ATGACTTCTGCACTCAACCGGCGCCTCGTCCTGGGCGGCGCGACCGCGGCCGCCGTCGGCCTTCCCGTCCTGAGCGCCTGCGCCAGCGACGACCCCCAGACGGCCAGCGACCCGGGAGCATCAGACCCGACCAGCTCGTCGGGTGACGACGAGACGGCCGGGGGAGGCGAGTCCATCGCCACCACCGCCGACGTCCCGGTCGGTGGCTGCGCGGTCTTCAGCGACCAGAAGGTCGTCATCACCCAGCCCAGCGAGGGTGACTTCAAGGCGTTCAGCTCGACCTGCACCCACCAGGGCTGCTCGGTCAGCGCCGGCAGCGACGGCGTCATCCCCTGTCGCTGCCACGGCAGCCAGTTCTCGCTCGAGGACGGCTCCGTGGTCTCGGGCCCGGCCACCGCCCCACTGGACGCGGTGGAGATCACGGTCGAGGGAGACAGCATCTCCCTGGCCTGA
- the uvrA gene encoding excinuclease ABC subunit UvrA, producing the protein MIDQLIIRGAREHNLKDVSLDLPRDSLIVFTGLSGSGKSSLAFDTIFAEGQRRYVESLSAYARQFLGQMDKPDVDFIEGLSPAVSIDQKSTSKNPRSTVGTITEVYDYLRLLYARAGRAHCPVCGSPIERQTPQQIVDKILALEEGARFQVLAPVIRGRKGEYVDLFRQLQTQGFSRARVNGETHTLDEPPKLDKQKKHTIEVVVDRLAVKESSKRRLTDSVETALNLAGGMVIFDFVDLEPKDPARELKFSERMACPNEHTIDTDELEPRSFSFNSPFGACGQCSGLGTRMEVDPELVVPDAGATLGEGAIQPWSHAHVSDYFLRLMNALGEEMDFDLNTPWERLPARARTAILDGHKTKVHVVTRNRYGRQRSYYAAFEGVRPYIERRHKEAETDTSRERFEGFMREVPCPACEGSRLKPVSMAVTLGAKDSPTGTGGLNIAQVCRLPINEAADYLRNLDLSVREKQIGERVLKEIQERLNFLLDVGLDYLSLDRPSGSLSGGEAQRIRLATQIGAGLVGVLYVLDEPSIGLHQRDNHRLIETLVRLKDLGNTLIVVEHDEDTIKVADWVVDIGPGAGEHGGQVVHSGTVQGLLDHPDSMTGQYLSGRREIPVPAVRRPRTVGRELTVHGAREHNLRDIDVTFPLGVFCAVTGVSGSGKSTLVNDILYTSLAKQIYNARTIPGRHTKITGTEYVDKVIHVDQSPIGRTPRSNPATYTGVFDHVRKLFASTPEAKMRGYLQGRFSFNVKGGRCEACSGDGTIKIEMNFLPDVYVPCEVCHGARYNRETLEVHYKGKTIAEVLDMPIEEALDFFGAVPAIARHMKTLVEVGLGYVRLGQPATTLSGGEAQRVKLSSELQKRSTGRTVYVLDEPTTGLHFEDIRKLLLVLGRLVDQGNTVLVIEHNLDVIKTADWLVDMGPEGGSRGGIVVAEGTPEDVAANADSHTGTFLAPLLEGRSAKQPTRRVRPKAEPDLRPPTKKAAAAAKRAAAKNATATKAAAKKVAAKKPAKTTTTKK; encoded by the coding sequence GTGATCGACCAGCTCATCATCCGGGGCGCCCGGGAGCACAACCTCAAGGACGTGTCCCTCGACCTGCCCCGCGACTCCCTGATCGTGTTCACGGGGCTGTCGGGCTCGGGCAAGTCGAGCCTCGCGTTCGACACGATCTTCGCCGAGGGCCAACGGCGCTACGTCGAGTCGCTGTCGGCATACGCGCGCCAGTTCCTCGGCCAGATGGACAAGCCCGACGTCGACTTCATCGAGGGCCTGTCACCGGCCGTCAGCATCGACCAGAAGTCGACCAGCAAGAACCCCCGCTCCACGGTCGGGACGATCACCGAGGTCTACGACTACCTCCGCCTGCTCTATGCCCGCGCCGGTCGCGCCCACTGCCCGGTCTGCGGGTCGCCGATCGAGCGGCAGACCCCCCAGCAGATCGTCGACAAGATCCTGGCGCTCGAGGAGGGCGCCCGGTTCCAGGTCCTCGCGCCGGTCATCCGCGGTCGCAAGGGTGAATACGTCGACCTGTTCCGCCAGCTCCAGACCCAGGGCTTCTCCCGTGCGCGCGTCAACGGCGAGACCCACACGCTCGACGAGCCGCCCAAGCTCGACAAGCAGAAGAAGCACACGATCGAGGTCGTCGTCGACCGGCTGGCCGTCAAGGAGAGCTCGAAGCGCCGGCTCACCGACTCGGTCGAGACCGCGCTCAACCTCGCCGGCGGCATGGTCATCTTCGACTTCGTCGACCTCGAGCCCAAGGACCCCGCTCGCGAGCTGAAGTTCTCCGAGCGGATGGCGTGCCCCAACGAGCACACCATCGACACCGACGAGCTCGAGCCGCGCTCCTTCTCCTTCAACTCCCCGTTCGGCGCCTGCGGACAGTGCAGCGGCCTCGGCACCCGGATGGAGGTCGACCCCGAGCTGGTCGTCCCCGATGCCGGTGCCACGCTCGGTGAGGGCGCGATCCAGCCGTGGAGCCACGCCCACGTCTCCGACTACTTCCTGCGGCTGATGAACGCCCTCGGCGAAGAGATGGACTTCGACCTCAACACGCCCTGGGAACGGCTGCCGGCGAGGGCCAGGACGGCCATCCTCGACGGACACAAGACCAAGGTCCACGTCGTCACCCGCAACCGCTACGGCCGTCAGCGTTCCTACTACGCAGCCTTCGAGGGCGTGCGCCCCTACATCGAGCGCCGCCACAAGGAGGCCGAGACCGACACCAGCCGGGAGCGCTTCGAGGGCTTCATGCGCGAGGTGCCCTGCCCGGCGTGCGAGGGCAGCCGCCTCAAGCCGGTCTCGATGGCGGTGACGCTGGGCGCCAAGGACAGCCCCACCGGCACCGGCGGCCTCAACATCGCCCAGGTCTGCCGGCTCCCGATCAACGAGGCGGCCGACTACCTGCGCAACCTCGACCTCTCGGTGCGCGAGAAGCAGATCGGCGAGCGGGTGCTCAAGGAGATCCAGGAGCGCCTCAACTTCCTGCTCGACGTCGGCCTCGACTACCTCTCCCTCGACCGCCCCTCGGGGTCGCTCTCGGGTGGTGAGGCGCAGCGGATCCGGCTGGCCACCCAGATCGGCGCCGGCCTCGTGGGGGTCCTCTACGTCCTCGACGAGCCATCGATCGGGCTCCACCAGCGCGACAACCACCGCCTGATCGAGACCCTGGTCCGGCTCAAGGACCTCGGCAACACGCTGATCGTGGTCGAGCACGACGAGGACACGATCAAGGTCGCCGACTGGGTCGTCGACATCGGCCCCGGCGCCGGCGAGCACGGCGGCCAGGTCGTCCACTCCGGCACCGTCCAGGGCCTCCTCGACCACCCCGACTCGATGACCGGTCAATACCTCAGCGGCCGTCGGGAGATCCCGGTGCCCGCCGTACGCCGACCGCGGACCGTCGGCCGAGAGCTGACCGTCCACGGCGCGCGCGAGCACAACCTGCGCGACATCGACGTGACGTTCCCGCTCGGGGTGTTCTGCGCCGTGACCGGCGTCTCCGGCTCGGGCAAGTCGACCCTGGTCAACGACATCCTCTACACCTCGCTGGCCAAGCAGATCTACAACGCGCGCACGATCCCGGGCCGGCACACCAAGATCACCGGCACCGAGTACGTCGACAAGGTCATCCACGTCGACCAGTCGCCCATCGGCCGCACCCCGCGGTCCAACCCGGCGACCTACACCGGGGTCTTCGACCACGTCCGCAAGCTCTTCGCCTCCACCCCCGAGGCGAAGATGCGCGGCTATCTCCAGGGCCGCTTCTCCTTCAACGTCAAGGGCGGCCGGTGCGAGGCCTGCTCCGGCGACGGCACGATCAAGATCGAGATGAACTTCCTGCCCGACGTCTATGTCCCCTGCGAGGTCTGCCACGGGGCGCGCTACAACCGCGAGACGCTCGAGGTGCACTACAAGGGCAAGACCATCGCCGAGGTCCTCGACATGCCGATCGAGGAGGCGCTCGACTTCTTCGGGGCCGTGCCGGCGATCGCTCGGCACATGAAGACGCTGGTCGAGGTCGGGCTGGGCTACGTCCGGCTCGGACAGCCGGCGACGACGTTGTCGGGTGGTGAGGCACAGCGGGTCAAGCTGTCGAGCGAGCTGCAGAAGCGTTCGACCGGCCGGACCGTCTACGTCCTCGACGAACCCACCACCGGGCTCCACTTCGAGGACATCCGCAAGCTGCTGCTGGTGCTCGGTCGACTCGTCGACCAGGGCAACACGGTGCTGGTGATCGAGCACAACCTCGACGTCATCAAGACGGCCGACTGGCTGGTCGACATGGGCCCCGAGGGCGGCTCGCGCGGTGGCATCGTCGTCGCCGAGGGGACCCCCGAGGACGTCGCGGCCAACGCCGACAGCCACACGGGGACCTTCCTGGCCCCGTTGCTGGAAGGGCGGTCTGCGAAGCAGCCGACCCGTCGGGTCCGGCCGAAGGCGGAGCCCGACCTGCGGCCCCCCACCAAGAAGGCGGCCGCGGCGGCGAAGAGGGCGGCCGCCAAGAATGCGACAGCCACGAAGGCGGCAGCGAAGAAGGTGGCAGCGAAGAAGCCGGCCAAGACGACTACGACCAAGAAGTAG
- the rapZ gene encoding RNase adapter RapZ, protein MEPHPGELVIVTGMTGAGRSTAAKELEDLGFFVVDNLPPTLVRDVVRLVDDSRGVTQPIAVVVDVRSGSFFDSLQANRHQGVTGRPTTLLFLEATDDVLVRRQEAVRRPHPLQGSGRLLHGLQRERDVLADVRGDADVVIDTTNLNVHQLTDRIAEQFGTPESTRLKVTVVSFGFKYGIPVDADFVADMRFLPNPHWVPELRPRTGRDEEVADYVRTRPGAETFLAQFVPLLENVAQGYLTEGKRFMTVAVGCTGGKHRSVAMTEEIAARLRADGFDTRASHRDLGRE, encoded by the coding sequence ATGGAGCCCCACCCCGGCGAGCTCGTCATCGTCACCGGCATGACCGGCGCGGGCCGCAGCACAGCGGCCAAGGAGCTGGAGGACCTCGGGTTCTTCGTCGTCGACAACCTCCCCCCGACCCTGGTGCGCGACGTCGTCCGGCTGGTCGACGACTCCCGTGGGGTCACGCAGCCGATCGCGGTCGTCGTCGACGTACGCTCCGGCTCGTTCTTCGACTCCCTCCAGGCCAACCGCCACCAGGGCGTGACCGGGCGCCCGACCACGCTGCTCTTCCTCGAGGCGACCGACGACGTCCTCGTGCGCCGCCAGGAGGCCGTCCGCCGACCGCACCCCCTCCAGGGCAGCGGCCGCCTGCTCCACGGCCTGCAGCGCGAGCGCGACGTGCTCGCGGACGTCCGGGGCGACGCCGACGTCGTCATCGACACCACCAACCTCAACGTCCACCAGCTCACCGACCGGATCGCCGAGCAGTTCGGCACCCCCGAGTCGACGCGCCTGAAGGTCACGGTCGTCTCCTTCGGGTTCAAGTACGGCATCCCGGTCGACGCCGACTTCGTGGCCGACATGCGGTTCTTGCCCAATCCCCACTGGGTGCCCGAGCTCCGGCCGCGCACCGGGCGCGACGAGGAGGTCGCCGACTACGTGCGGACGCGTCCCGGAGCGGAGACCTTCCTGGCCCAATTCGTCCCGCTGCTCGAGAACGTCGCCCAGGGCTACCTCACCGAGGGCAAGCGCTTCATGACGGTGGCCGTGGGCTGCACCGGCGGCAAGCACCGCAGCGTGGCCATGACCGAGGAGATCGCGGCTCGGCTGCGCGCCGACGGCTTCGACACGCGCGCCAGCCACCGCGACCTCGGGCGGGAATGA
- the whiA gene encoding DNA-binding protein WhiA: protein MAMTAQVKAELANTQITKTCCRKAEVATMLRFAGGLHIVSGRIVVEAELDTGAAARRLRTDISEVYGHQSDVVMVQGNGIRKGSRYIVRVVKDGEALARQTGLLDQRGRPVRGLPPAVVSGGGCDAVAAWRGAFLAHGSLTEPGRSSSLEVTCPGPEAALAIVGVARRLGISAKAREVRGVDRVVIRDGDAIGALLTRLGAHESLMAWEERRMRREVRATANRLANFDDANLRRSARAAVAAGARVERALEILAEEVPDHLKLAGHLRLEHKNASLEELGQLHEPVLTKDAIAGRIRRLLAMADKRAEELGIPDTESSLTPEMLADES from the coding sequence ATGGCGATGACGGCGCAGGTGAAGGCAGAGCTCGCCAACACCCAGATCACCAAGACCTGCTGCCGGAAGGCCGAAGTCGCCACGATGCTGCGGTTCGCCGGCGGCCTCCACATCGTGAGCGGCCGGATCGTCGTCGAGGCCGAGCTCGACACCGGTGCTGCGGCCCGTCGGCTCCGCACCGACATCTCCGAGGTCTACGGCCACCAGTCCGACGTCGTCATGGTGCAGGGCAACGGCATCCGCAAGGGCAGCCGTTACATCGTCCGCGTCGTCAAGGACGGTGAGGCCCTGGCCCGCCAGACCGGCCTGCTCGACCAGCGTGGGCGTCCGGTCCGCGGCCTGCCGCCGGCCGTGGTGTCAGGCGGCGGCTGCGACGCCGTCGCGGCCTGGCGGGGTGCGTTCCTGGCCCACGGGTCCCTCACCGAGCCCGGCCGCTCCTCGTCGCTCGAGGTGACCTGCCCCGGGCCCGAGGCTGCCTTGGCCATCGTCGGCGTCGCCCGCAGGCTCGGGATCAGCGCCAAGGCCCGCGAGGTGCGCGGGGTCGACCGCGTCGTCATCCGCGACGGTGACGCCATCGGAGCGCTGCTGACCCGCCTGGGCGCGCACGAGTCGCTGATGGCCTGGGAGGAGCGCCGCATGCGGCGCGAGGTCCGGGCGACGGCCAACCGCCTCGCCAACTTCGACGACGCCAACCTCCGTCGCTCCGCGCGCGCCGCCGTTGCAGCCGGGGCCCGTGTCGAGCGTGCACTGGAGATCCTGGCCGAGGAGGTGCCCGACCACCTCAAGCTCGCCGGTCACCTGCGGCTCGAGCACAAGAACGCCTCGCTGGAGGAGCTCGGTCAGCTCCACGAGCCGGTGCTGACCAAGGACGCGATCGCAGGCCGGATCAGGCGGCTCCTGGCCATGGCCGACAAGCGCGCCGAGGAGCTCGGCATCCCCGACACGGAGTCCTCGCTGACCCCGGAGATGCTGGCCGACGAAAGCTGA